A stretch of Anaeromyxobacter dehalogenans 2CP-1 DNA encodes these proteins:
- the hrcA gene encoding heat-inducible transcriptional repressor HrcA, which produces MASADELDRREREILRALVQDYIHTGEPVASQPLLSRHELEWSPATVRSVMADLEALGFLEKPHASSGRIPTERGYRLFVDTMLKVRPPSVADRDRIERLAQAAPDVSSLIEGTADLLHSLSHHAGVVTTPRPQADPVRQLEFVRLRENRVLVVFVSEAGIVTNKLVQLEFAMEPAELERAAAYLNEKLHARADAAELAALRAAILTDMRADQSALHDLLQKALVLAEQSFAGTGVEKVVMEGESSFLDAPEFSDVQKARALLRGFAEKDRILRVLDRVLTAQEVQIFIGAESEFATVPDVSVVAAPYGRGDRVLGTLAVVGPTRMNYARVIPLVDLTARQISRALAALSEGG; this is translated from the coding sequence ATGGCCTCGGCGGACGAGCTGGACAGGCGGGAGCGCGAGATCCTCCGCGCGCTGGTCCAGGACTACATCCACACCGGGGAGCCGGTCGCGAGCCAGCCGCTGCTCTCGCGCCATGAGCTGGAGTGGTCGCCGGCCACGGTGCGGAGCGTGATGGCGGACCTCGAGGCGCTCGGCTTCCTCGAGAAGCCGCACGCGTCCTCGGGCCGGATCCCCACCGAGCGCGGCTACCGGCTCTTCGTGGACACCATGCTGAAGGTGCGGCCGCCCAGCGTGGCCGACCGCGACCGGATCGAGCGGCTGGCCCAGGCCGCGCCGGACGTGTCCTCGCTCATCGAGGGCACCGCCGACCTGCTCCACTCGCTCTCGCACCACGCGGGCGTGGTCACGACGCCGCGGCCGCAGGCCGACCCGGTGCGCCAGCTCGAGTTCGTGCGCCTGCGCGAGAACCGGGTGCTGGTGGTGTTCGTGTCCGAGGCCGGGATCGTCACGAACAAGCTGGTGCAGCTCGAATTCGCCATGGAGCCGGCGGAGCTGGAGCGGGCCGCGGCCTACCTGAACGAGAAGCTGCACGCCCGCGCCGACGCCGCGGAGCTGGCGGCGCTGCGCGCGGCCATCCTCACCGACATGCGCGCCGACCAGAGCGCGCTGCACGACCTGCTGCAGAAGGCGCTCGTGCTGGCCGAGCAGTCGTTCGCCGGGACCGGGGTGGAGAAGGTGGTGATGGAGGGCGAGTCGAGCTTCCTCGACGCGCCCGAGTTCTCCGACGTGCAGAAGGCCCGCGCGCTCCTGCGCGGCTTCGCCGAGAAGGACCGGATCCTGCGCGTGCTGGACCGCGTGCTCACCGCGCAGGAGGTCCAGATCTTCATCGGCGCGGAGAGCGAGTTCGCGACCGTGCCGGACGTGTCGGTGGTGGCCGCGCCCTACGGCCGCGGGGACCGCGTGCTCGGCACGCTGGCGGTGGTGGGTCCGACGCGCATGAACTACGCGCGGGTCATCCCGCTCGTGGACCTCACCGCGCGGCAGATCTCCCGCGCGCTCGCGGCCCTGTCCGAGGGCGGCTGA
- a CDS encoding peptidylprolyl isomerase produces MNLSLALLAVTLSNAAPAAPAATPPPAAAAQPRRVLDRVAAIVNGDVVTLQELEQRAAALGLAAADALPAGPARDKARADALRRAFDQVVSDKLFAEKAKELEIEVTEKQVDDAIEGVKKQNGFTDAQLESALASEGYSMTDYRARIRRELQNFSLLQYKVAGKIKTSEEDLRNYYQSHPQEFDGEDEVRVRHIFIPFAEGGGAQAEAQARAEGRRVLQRLKTGEDFGAVAKAVSRGPSAEEGGELGWLKRGTIHRTLEDAAFALKTGEMSGLVEAGPGVHILKVEERRRGGGKSFEQARDEIRQRLGEEQAENYRQQYVAELRRDALIDVKLPELRP; encoded by the coding sequence TTGAACCTCTCCCTCGCGCTCCTCGCCGTCACCCTCTCGAACGCCGCGCCCGCCGCCCCGGCCGCGACGCCGCCTCCGGCTGCCGCGGCCCAGCCGCGCCGCGTGCTCGACCGCGTGGCGGCCATCGTCAACGGCGACGTGGTGACGCTGCAGGAGCTGGAGCAGCGCGCCGCCGCGCTCGGGCTGGCCGCCGCCGACGCGCTCCCCGCCGGCCCGGCGCGCGACAAGGCCCGCGCCGACGCGCTCCGGCGCGCGTTCGACCAGGTGGTCTCCGACAAGCTCTTCGCCGAGAAGGCGAAGGAGCTGGAGATCGAGGTCACCGAGAAGCAGGTGGACGACGCCATCGAGGGCGTGAAGAAGCAGAACGGCTTCACCGACGCCCAGCTCGAGTCCGCCCTCGCCTCCGAGGGCTACTCCATGACCGACTACCGGGCCCGCATCCGGCGCGAGCTGCAGAACTTCTCGCTGCTCCAGTACAAGGTGGCGGGCAAGATCAAGACCTCCGAGGAGGACCTGCGGAACTACTACCAGTCCCACCCCCAGGAGTTCGACGGCGAGGACGAGGTGCGGGTCCGACACATCTTCATCCCGTTCGCCGAGGGCGGCGGTGCGCAGGCCGAGGCGCAGGCGCGCGCCGAGGGTCGGCGGGTGCTGCAGCGGCTGAAGACCGGCGAGGACTTCGGCGCGGTCGCGAAGGCCGTCTCGCGCGGCCCGTCCGCCGAGGAGGGCGGCGAGCTGGGCTGGCTGAAGCGCGGCACCATCCACCGGACGCTCGAGGACGCCGCGTTCGCGCTGAAGACCGGCGAGATGTCCGGGCTGGTGGAGGCGGGCCCCGGCGTGCACATCCTCAAGGTCGAGGAGCGGCGGCGCGGCGGCGGCAAGAGCTTCGAGCAGGCGCGCGACGAGATCCGGCAGCGGCTCGGCGAGGAGCAGGCCGAGAACTACCGGCAGCAGTACGTGGCCGAGCTCCGGCGCGACGCGCTCATCGACGTGAAGCTGCCCGAGCTGCGGCCGTGA
- a CDS encoding peptidylprolyl isomerase: MRPALAPILIATALAAGCGRCGGARSGERPAPGAVAVVNGEPIAPDAVARELRDAQAGAEGQGQATGDVLRRRVLDDLVDRALLLQQARARSIVVGQDQVERAFLRLRAEYPGTHFDDLLAQERLSQAELKARLKDQLTVERLFEQEVFPQVQVVDAEVERYYAEHGAEFQEPERVHVLQIVVASREEAAQVREKLRRNPQTFAEVARRSSIAPEGKSGGDLGLIGRGAGFPEVFDTCFSLPVNVISDVTPSPYGFHLFKVVEKKPAQRRTLEQARAEIAEKLGREKRAGAQAEYLEALRKRAQIDIDEKALAAVTP, from the coding sequence GTGCGCCCGGCCCTCGCGCCCATCCTGATCGCGACCGCGCTCGCCGCCGGCTGCGGCCGCTGCGGCGGCGCGCGCTCCGGCGAGCGCCCCGCGCCCGGCGCGGTGGCGGTCGTGAACGGGGAGCCCATCGCCCCCGACGCGGTCGCGCGCGAGCTGCGCGACGCGCAGGCGGGCGCGGAGGGCCAGGGCCAGGCCACTGGCGACGTGCTGCGGCGGCGCGTGCTCGACGACCTCGTCGATCGCGCGCTGCTCCTGCAGCAGGCGCGTGCCCGCTCGATCGTCGTCGGCCAGGACCAGGTCGAGCGGGCCTTCCTCCGCCTCCGGGCGGAGTACCCCGGCACCCACTTCGACGACCTGCTCGCGCAGGAGCGGCTCAGCCAGGCCGAGCTGAAGGCCCGCCTCAAGGACCAGCTCACGGTGGAGCGCCTGTTCGAGCAGGAGGTGTTCCCGCAGGTCCAGGTGGTGGACGCCGAGGTCGAGCGTTACTACGCGGAGCACGGCGCCGAGTTCCAGGAGCCGGAGCGGGTGCACGTGCTCCAGATCGTCGTCGCGAGCCGCGAGGAGGCCGCCCAGGTGCGCGAGAAGCTCCGCCGCAACCCGCAGACGTTCGCCGAGGTGGCGCGCCGGTCCTCCATCGCCCCCGAGGGCAAGAGCGGCGGCGACCTCGGCCTCATCGGGCGCGGCGCCGGGTTCCCGGAGGTGTTCGACACCTGCTTCTCGCTGCCGGTGAACGTGATCTCCGACGTCACCCCGTCCCCGTACGGCTTCCACCTGTTCAAGGTGGTGGAGAAGAAGCCGGCGCAACGGCGCACGCTGGAGCAGGCGCGCGCCGAGATCGCCGAGAAGCTCGGCCGCGAGAAGCGGGCCGGGGCGCAGGCGGAGTACCTCGAGGCCCTCCGCAAGCGCGCCCAGATCGACATCGACGAGAAGGCCCTCGCCGCGGTGACCCCTTGA
- the mfd gene encoding transcription-repair coupling factor produces the protein MTAASGETPGASARDRVRRALEEKRRADVTGLVGAARGLLIRDLLAPGPGRARSVLAVAADEEEADALARDLAFFLGEGAVLRVPADAVLPYDDLSPDRGVEMERLAALARLHLAPEQAKAVVVSARALARRTVPRRVFEAGSDLLGKGVEVDREALAAKLVLLGFARTPLVEDPGTFAVRGGIVDLWSPADPKPVRLEFFGDEIESCRAFDPSTQRSEGDVEEVLLCPSREALFTEEGKEAAKTAVREAAERVNRPTSRVREVLDAIDAGTPFFGLEALLPGFHPGGLGTLFDYLPAGAAVYVDGVAAVEDALAELDEALAREHAAALKREELVLPPAAHFLPGAEARARALALPTVVRHRVWLGTEEPIRYALEETAGIRGEIEGAHGEEGALAPLTRRLEDWRKRGIAAVVAAGTASASERLRRLLEDRRQQSRVHTGPPGAPREIYDPAVHVHVFAGEISAGFVDAGAGLAVVSDEEIFGRRVRKKARRAAEENAFAAAFRELNEGDLVVHVEHGIARYLGLTKMQIRGVEGDFLVLAYDGADRLYLPVAKLRQVQKFTGASPETIRLDKLGGSSFALRKARVKEQLLKMAAELLDIYAARAAHPGFAYPEPDQLFREFEAEFPWEETPDQAKAIEDVVRDMRKGRQGPAAAAPMDRLVCGDVGYGKTEVAMRAAMLAVLAKKQVAVLVPTTVLAAQHERTFRERFKGYPVRIEAVSRMRTSDEVKHALKAAADGKVDILVGTHRLLAADVSFKDLGLVVVDEEQRFGVAHKERLKKLRRLVDVLTLTATPIPRTLHMSLAGVRDLSIIATPPEDRRAIRTFVMKFDPAAVKEAIETELKRGGQVFFVHNRVRSIHAMQRFLNELVPKARVGVAHGQMGEGKLEHVMTQFVDKELDVLLATSIIESGLDIPSANTIIVNRADHFGLAQLYQIRGRVGRSRERAYAYLLVPARRPVTKDAQKRLEVLQRFSELGAGFKIASHDLELRGAGNLLGKDQSGQIEAVGFELYQELLDEAVRELKGEAPREEIDPDVQLPVPAFIPDPYMPDVHQRLFFYKRLAQASTDEDLDEVRAEMVDRCGDPPDEVDALFEVMAVKVRLRALRIRALETGPGRLVLTLGESAALDPFQLAKHVQASAGALRLTPDMKLVAQLGGPPAAKAAAARPAKGAAVRQSPRQAAAQRRVAADAARRAQPPPAAPPSPAMQAANGRELLQAVRVVLAGLARCARPE, from the coding sequence ATGACCGCAGCATCAGGAGAGACCCCGGGCGCGAGCGCGCGCGATCGCGTGCGCCGCGCCCTCGAGGAGAAGCGCCGCGCCGACGTCACCGGCCTGGTCGGGGCCGCGCGCGGCCTCCTCATCCGCGACCTGCTCGCCCCGGGTCCGGGCCGCGCCCGCTCGGTGCTGGCGGTGGCGGCGGACGAGGAGGAGGCGGACGCGCTCGCGCGCGACCTCGCCTTCTTCCTGGGCGAGGGGGCCGTGCTCCGCGTCCCCGCCGACGCGGTGCTCCCCTACGACGACCTCTCACCCGACCGCGGCGTGGAGATGGAGCGGCTCGCCGCGCTGGCGCGCCTGCACCTCGCCCCGGAGCAGGCGAAGGCGGTGGTGGTCTCGGCCCGCGCGCTGGCGCGGCGCACCGTGCCGCGCCGGGTGTTCGAGGCCGGCTCGGATCTGCTCGGCAAGGGCGTCGAGGTGGATCGCGAGGCGCTCGCCGCGAAGCTCGTGCTGCTCGGCTTCGCCCGCACGCCGCTCGTGGAGGACCCGGGCACGTTCGCGGTGCGCGGCGGCATCGTGGACCTGTGGAGCCCCGCCGACCCGAAGCCGGTCCGGCTCGAGTTCTTCGGCGACGAGATCGAGAGCTGCCGCGCGTTCGACCCGTCCACCCAGCGCAGCGAGGGCGACGTGGAGGAGGTGCTGCTCTGCCCCTCGCGCGAGGCGCTCTTCACCGAGGAGGGCAAGGAGGCCGCCAAGACCGCGGTGCGCGAGGCCGCCGAGCGGGTGAACCGGCCCACCTCGCGCGTGCGCGAGGTGCTCGACGCCATCGACGCCGGCACGCCGTTCTTCGGCCTCGAGGCGCTCCTGCCCGGCTTCCACCCGGGCGGCCTCGGCACGCTGTTCGACTACCTGCCGGCCGGCGCCGCGGTCTACGTGGACGGGGTGGCCGCGGTGGAGGACGCGCTCGCGGAGCTCGACGAGGCGCTGGCCCGCGAGCACGCCGCCGCGCTGAAGCGCGAGGAGCTGGTGCTGCCGCCGGCGGCGCACTTCCTCCCCGGCGCCGAGGCCCGCGCGCGCGCGCTGGCGCTGCCGACGGTGGTCCGGCACCGGGTCTGGCTCGGCACCGAGGAGCCCATCCGCTACGCGCTCGAGGAGACCGCCGGCATCCGCGGGGAGATCGAGGGCGCGCACGGCGAGGAGGGCGCGCTCGCCCCGCTCACCCGGCGCCTGGAGGACTGGCGCAAGCGCGGGATCGCGGCGGTGGTGGCGGCCGGGACCGCCTCGGCCTCCGAGCGGCTCCGCCGCCTGCTCGAGGACCGGCGCCAGCAGTCGCGCGTCCACACCGGCCCGCCCGGCGCGCCCCGCGAGATCTACGACCCGGCGGTGCACGTGCACGTCTTCGCCGGCGAGATCTCGGCCGGCTTCGTGGACGCCGGCGCCGGCCTGGCGGTCGTCTCCGACGAGGAGATCTTCGGCCGCCGCGTGCGCAAGAAGGCGCGCCGCGCCGCGGAGGAGAACGCGTTCGCCGCGGCGTTCCGCGAGCTGAACGAGGGCGACCTGGTGGTGCACGTCGAGCACGGCATCGCCCGCTACCTCGGCCTCACCAAGATGCAGATCCGCGGGGTGGAGGGCGACTTCCTCGTCCTCGCCTACGACGGCGCCGACCGGCTCTACCTGCCGGTCGCGAAGCTGCGGCAGGTGCAGAAGTTCACCGGCGCGTCGCCCGAGACGATCCGGCTCGACAAGCTGGGCGGCAGCTCCTTCGCGCTCCGCAAGGCGCGCGTGAAGGAGCAGCTCCTCAAGATGGCCGCCGAGCTGCTCGACATCTACGCCGCCAGGGCTGCCCACCCGGGCTTCGCGTACCCGGAGCCGGACCAGCTGTTCCGCGAGTTCGAGGCGGAGTTTCCCTGGGAGGAGACGCCCGACCAGGCGAAGGCCATCGAGGACGTGGTCCGCGACATGCGCAAGGGCCGCCAGGGCCCGGCCGCGGCAGCGCCCATGGACCGGCTGGTCTGCGGCGACGTGGGCTACGGCAAGACCGAGGTGGCGATGCGCGCCGCCATGCTGGCGGTGCTGGCGAAGAAGCAGGTGGCGGTGCTCGTCCCCACCACCGTGCTCGCGGCGCAGCACGAGCGCACCTTCCGCGAGCGGTTCAAGGGCTATCCGGTGCGCATCGAGGCGGTCTCGCGCATGCGCACCTCCGACGAGGTGAAGCACGCGCTGAAGGCCGCCGCCGACGGCAAGGTGGACATCCTCGTCGGCACGCACCGGCTGCTCGCCGCCGACGTCTCGTTCAAGGACCTGGGCCTGGTGGTGGTGGACGAGGAGCAGCGCTTCGGGGTCGCGCACAAGGAGCGCCTGAAGAAGCTGCGCAGGCTCGTCGACGTGCTCACGCTCACCGCCACGCCCATCCCCCGCACCCTGCACATGAGCCTCGCCGGCGTGCGCGACCTCTCCATCATCGCGACGCCGCCCGAGGACCGCCGCGCCATCCGCACGTTCGTGATGAAGTTCGACCCGGCCGCGGTGAAGGAGGCGATCGAGACCGAGCTGAAGCGCGGCGGGCAGGTGTTCTTCGTCCACAACCGCGTCCGCTCGATCCACGCCATGCAGCGCTTCCTGAACGAGCTCGTGCCGAAGGCGCGGGTGGGCGTCGCGCACGGCCAGATGGGCGAGGGGAAGCTCGAGCACGTCATGACGCAGTTCGTGGACAAGGAGCTCGACGTGCTCCTCGCCACCAGCATCATCGAGTCCGGCCTCGACATCCCCAGCGCGAACACCATCATCGTGAACCGCGCGGATCACTTCGGCCTGGCGCAGCTCTACCAGATCCGCGGCCGCGTCGGCCGGAGCCGCGAGCGCGCCTACGCGTACCTGCTCGTGCCGGCGCGGCGCCCGGTCACGAAGGACGCGCAGAAGCGGCTCGAGGTGCTGCAGCGCTTCAGCGAGCTCGGCGCGGGCTTCAAGATCGCGAGCCACGACCTCGAGCTCCGCGGCGCCGGCAACCTGCTCGGCAAGGACCAGTCCGGCCAGATCGAGGCGGTGGGCTTCGAGCTGTACCAGGAGCTGCTCGACGAGGCGGTGCGCGAGCTGAAGGGCGAGGCGCCGCGCGAGGAGATCGACCCGGACGTGCAGCTCCCGGTGCCGGCGTTCATCCCCGACCCGTACATGCCGGACGTCCACCAGCGGCTGTTCTTCTACAAGCGGCTGGCGCAGGCCTCCACCGACGAGGACCTCGACGAGGTCCGCGCCGAGATGGTGGACCGCTGCGGCGACCCGCCGGACGAGGTGGACGCGCTGTTCGAGGTGATGGCGGTGAAGGTCCGGCTGCGCGCGCTGCGCATCCGCGCGCTCGAGACCGGGCCCGGGCGGCTCGTGCTCACGCTGGGCGAGTCGGCCGCGCTCGACCCGTTCCAGCTCGCGAAGCACGTGCAGGCCTCGGCCGGCGCGCTCCGGCTCACCCCGGACATGAAGCTCGTGGCGCAGCTCGGCGGGCCGCCCGCCGCGAAGGCGGCCGCGGCGCGCCCGGCGAAGGGCGCCGCCGTCCGGCAGAGCCCGCGCCAGGCTGCGGCACAGCGCCGCGTCGCGGCCGACGCCGCCCGCAGGGCCCAGCCGCCGCCGGCCGCGCCGCCGTCGCCGGCGATGCAGGCCGCGAACGGCCGCGAGCTGCTGCAGGCCGTGCGCGTGGTGCTCGCCGGGCTGGCGCGCTGCGCGCGCCCGGAGTGA
- the ychF gene encoding redox-regulated ATPase YchF, with translation MGLSIGIVGLPNVGKSTLFNALLGAAQAAAANYPFCTIEPNVGVVPVPDARLDALSALFKPKKTTPTTLEFVDIAGLVAGASKGEGLGNQFLANIREVDAIAHVLRCFEDPDVVHVAGKVDPRGDRDVVETELMLKDLDSVEKKRERALKNTKAAGKAGELAKLEVAALDRVKAGLEAGTPVRAQPLSDDDRAAVKDLFLLTSKPVLYIANVDESQLGKEATDPSILAVKALADAEGAPMVEISGKVESELVELAPPERAEYLASLGLEEPGLHRLVHAGYRLLGLMTYFTSGEDECRAWTVRQGSRAPQAAGVIHTDFEKGFIKAEVIRIEDLLELKTEAACREKGKLRIEGKDYVVQDGDVMHFRFNV, from the coding sequence ATGGGCCTCTCCATCGGCATCGTCGGCCTCCCCAACGTCGGGAAGTCCACCCTCTTCAACGCGCTGCTCGGCGCCGCGCAGGCGGCGGCCGCCAACTACCCGTTCTGCACCATCGAGCCGAACGTGGGGGTGGTGCCGGTGCCGGACGCGCGCCTCGACGCGCTCTCGGCCCTGTTCAAGCCGAAGAAGACCACCCCGACCACGCTCGAGTTCGTGGACATCGCCGGCCTCGTCGCCGGCGCGTCCAAGGGCGAGGGGCTCGGCAACCAGTTCCTCGCGAACATCCGCGAGGTGGACGCGATCGCCCACGTGCTGCGCTGCTTCGAGGACCCCGACGTCGTGCACGTGGCCGGCAAGGTGGACCCGCGCGGCGACCGCGACGTGGTCGAGACCGAGCTCATGCTGAAGGACCTCGACTCGGTCGAGAAGAAGCGCGAGCGCGCGCTCAAGAACACCAAGGCCGCCGGCAAGGCCGGCGAGCTGGCGAAGCTCGAGGTGGCGGCGCTCGACCGGGTGAAGGCGGGGCTGGAGGCGGGCACGCCGGTGCGCGCGCAGCCGCTCTCCGATGACGACCGCGCCGCGGTGAAGGACCTGTTCCTGCTCACCTCGAAGCCGGTGCTGTACATCGCGAACGTGGACGAGTCGCAGCTCGGCAAGGAGGCCACCGACCCGAGCATCCTGGCGGTGAAGGCGCTCGCGGACGCCGAGGGCGCGCCCATGGTGGAGATCTCCGGCAAGGTGGAGTCCGAGCTGGTGGAGCTGGCGCCGCCGGAGCGCGCCGAGTACCTCGCCTCGCTCGGCCTCGAGGAGCCCGGCCTGCACCGCCTCGTGCACGCCGGCTACCGGCTGCTCGGCCTCATGACCTACTTCACCTCCGGCGAGGACGAGTGCCGCGCCTGGACGGTGCGGCAGGGCTCGCGCGCGCCGCAGGCGGCGGGCGTCATCCACACCGACTTCGAGAAGGGCTTCATCAAGGCCGAGGTCATCCGCATCGAGGACCTCCTCGAGCTGAAGACCGAGGCCGCGTGCCGCGAGAAGGGCAAGCTGCGCATCGAGGGGAAGGACTACGTCGTCCAGGACGGCGACGTGATGCACTTCAGGTTCAACGTCTGA
- a CDS encoding peptidylprolyl isomerase: protein MLRRIVLLGLVALAATACQPGSKDSKKSGPAVATGNGFTITAGELKARLDEQSPFIRARYSTLERKKEFLDNLIRFEVLAREAERQGLANDPDVQLTLKKVMVQKLVQKNFQDANGAAAEALPEADLQKYYDEHKAEYYRPRRVRLAAIVWNAPAGSPERAAKVALAKKALAKLKAEEKKNTLAFAQLVNEFSEDAVSKATAGDLGFKSREDLEKAYSKEFADVTFNLQPGATSGVLETANAVYLVKGTGEQDELNRTFEQVKAQIQTKLYREKKTKEFDGWLKKLRDDAKVSIDEKALEAVEVSAAAPAGMGGMPGMPGMPGGHGPMGAGPRPMGAPAPAPAAAPAPAPAPAK from the coding sequence ATGCTGCGTCGCATCGTCCTCCTCGGCCTCGTCGCGCTGGCGGCCACCGCCTGCCAGCCCGGGTCGAAGGACTCGAAGAAGTCCGGCCCCGCCGTCGCCACCGGCAACGGCTTCACCATCACCGCCGGCGAGCTGAAGGCGCGCCTCGACGAGCAGTCGCCGTTCATCCGCGCCCGCTACTCCACGCTCGAGCGCAAGAAGGAGTTCCTCGACAACCTGATCCGGTTCGAGGTGCTGGCGCGCGAGGCCGAGCGGCAGGGCCTGGCGAACGACCCCGACGTCCAGCTCACGCTGAAGAAGGTGATGGTCCAGAAGCTCGTCCAGAAGAACTTCCAGGACGCGAACGGCGCCGCCGCCGAGGCGCTGCCGGAGGCCGACCTGCAGAAGTACTACGACGAGCACAAGGCCGAGTACTACCGGCCGCGCCGCGTGCGCCTCGCCGCCATCGTGTGGAACGCGCCCGCCGGCAGCCCCGAGCGCGCCGCGAAGGTCGCGCTGGCGAAGAAGGCGCTCGCGAAGCTGAAGGCGGAGGAGAAGAAGAACACGCTCGCCTTCGCGCAGCTCGTGAACGAGTTCTCCGAGGACGCGGTCAGCAAGGCCACCGCCGGCGACCTCGGCTTCAAGTCGCGCGAGGACCTCGAGAAGGCGTACTCGAAGGAGTTCGCCGACGTCACCTTCAACCTGCAGCCCGGCGCGACCAGCGGCGTCCTCGAGACCGCGAACGCCGTCTACCTGGTGAAGGGCACCGGCGAGCAGGACGAGCTGAACCGGACGTTCGAGCAGGTGAAGGCGCAGATCCAGACCAAGCTCTATCGCGAGAAGAAGACCAAGGAGTTCGACGGGTGGCTGAAGAAGCTGCGCGACGACGCCAAGGTCAGCATCGACGAGAAGGCGCTCGAGGCGGTGGAGGTCTCGGCCGCCGCGCCGGCCGGCATGGGCGGCATGCCCGGCATGCCGGGGATGCCCGGCGGCCACGGCCCCATGGGCGCCGGCCCCCGCCCCATGGGCGCGCCCGCGCCCGCGCCGGCCGCCGCGCCGGCCCCGGCCCCCGCCCCGGCGAAGTGA
- a CDS encoding tetratricopeptide repeat protein: MRYPHPRLASSAALVALLLAACGGAEEPRPSEDAAPLVSTLATAASGGAERLRAGEVAAARASFEAALDASPDQLGALNDLAVSYLVEGHPDAARRLLDEVVSTGSPPEQQAALVNLGELYALEGYLPAAQAHLETARDLDPARPGPWYALAILADARGDLAGARAALREALRLDAGGAARAGFAYVYAEERVHLEALLAEQAGDPAGAAARWRELSQGRFPVLAGAAQRHLAGE, from the coding sequence GTGCGGTACCCGCATCCACGCCTCGCATCCTCCGCGGCGCTCGTCGCCCTGCTGCTCGCCGCCTGCGGCGGGGCGGAGGAGCCGCGCCCGAGCGAGGACGCGGCGCCGCTCGTGTCGACGCTCGCGACGGCGGCGTCGGGCGGCGCGGAGCGGCTGCGCGCCGGCGAGGTGGCCGCGGCGCGCGCGTCCTTCGAGGCGGCCCTCGACGCGAGCCCCGACCAGCTCGGCGCGCTGAACGACCTCGCCGTCTCCTACCTCGTGGAAGGCCACCCCGACGCGGCCCGCCGGCTGCTCGACGAGGTGGTGTCCACCGGCAGCCCGCCCGAGCAGCAGGCCGCCCTGGTCAACCTCGGCGAGCTGTACGCGCTCGAGGGCTACCTGCCCGCGGCGCAGGCGCACCTCGAGACCGCTCGCGACCTCGATCCGGCTCGCCCGGGGCCGTGGTACGCGCTCGCCATCCTGGCCGACGCGCGCGGCGACCTGGCGGGCGCCCGCGCGGCGCTCCGCGAGGCGCTCAGGCTCGACGCGGGCGGTGCGGCGCGGGCCGGCTTCGCTTACGTCTACGCCGAGGAGCGCGTGCACCTCGAGGCCCTGCTCGCCGAGCAGGCGGGCGACCCGGCCGGCGCGGCGGCCCGCTGGCGGGAGCTGTCGCAGGGGCGGTTCCCGGTGCTGGCCGGGGCGGCGCAGCGGCACCTCGCGGGCGAGTAG
- the pdxA gene encoding 4-hydroxythreonine-4-phosphate dehydrogenase PdxA yields MSPAARPRAGRPRIAISLGDPSGVGPEVTAGALRALRGELVPLVFGDRRVLSRALGGLGLPVVEPGAPLPPGGALVATTALPAAQLRPGRPAPEAGAAQLAYVAAAFRAVREGAAAALCTAPVSKAQVARALPGFVGHTEWLEAACGARRSVMMLAGDRLRIALVTNHVAFSRLRRALTVPRIVDTLAITHRALREDLGIARPRLALAALNPHAGEEGAFGDEESRLLAPALEAARAAGAPAVGPFPADSVFFRAALGEFDAVVALYHDQGLIPVKLLDAVGGDPAVNVTLGLPIVRTSPDHGVAYDIAGKGKASAASMIAALRLAVRIANVRARAAR; encoded by the coding sequence GTGAGCCCCGCGGCCCGCCCGCGCGCCGGCCGCCCCCGCATCGCCATCTCGCTGGGCGATCCCTCCGGCGTCGGACCGGAGGTGACCGCCGGCGCGCTGCGCGCGCTGCGCGGCGAGCTCGTCCCGCTGGTGTTCGGCGACCGCCGGGTGCTCTCCCGCGCGCTCGGCGGCCTGGGCCTGCCGGTGGTCGAGCCCGGCGCGCCGCTGCCGCCCGGCGGCGCGCTCGTCGCCACCACCGCGCTCCCCGCCGCCCAGCTCCGGCCCGGCCGCCCCGCGCCGGAGGCGGGCGCGGCCCAGCTCGCCTACGTGGCGGCCGCGTTCCGCGCGGTGCGCGAGGGCGCGGCGGCGGCGCTCTGCACCGCGCCGGTGTCGAAGGCGCAGGTGGCGCGGGCGCTGCCCGGGTTCGTGGGGCACACGGAGTGGCTGGAGGCCGCCTGCGGCGCGCGCCGCTCGGTGATGATGCTGGCCGGCGACCGGCTCCGCATCGCGCTCGTCACGAACCACGTGGCCTTCTCGCGGCTGCGGCGCGCGCTCACCGTCCCCCGCATCGTCGACACGCTCGCCATCACCCACCGCGCGCTCCGCGAGGACCTGGGCATCGCCCGGCCGCGCCTCGCGCTCGCCGCGCTCAACCCGCACGCCGGCGAGGAGGGCGCCTTCGGCGACGAGGAGTCGCGGCTGCTCGCGCCCGCGCTCGAGGCCGCCCGCGCCGCGGGCGCGCCCGCCGTCGGCCCGTTCCCGGCGGACTCCGTGTTCTTCCGCGCCGCGCTGGGCGAGTTCGACGCGGTGGTCGCGCTCTACCACGACCAGGGGCTCATCCCGGTGAAGCTGCTCGACGCGGTGGGCGGGGATCCGGCGGTGAACGTGACGCTGGGGCTGCCCATCGTCCGCACCAGCCCGGACCACGGCGTCGCCTACGACATCGCGGGCAAGGGCAAGGCGAGCGCCGCCTCGATGATCGCGGCGCTGCGGCTGGCCGTGCGGATCGCGAACGTCCGCGCGCGGGCGGCGCGGTAG